From Pelosinus fermentans DSM 17108, the proteins below share one genomic window:
- a CDS encoding ornithine carbamoyltransferase yields MQTIFRGRHFINLEDFTREEVDTMLEVSFDLKKKFAMGVPTNYLPNQSMFLMFFEQSTRTRNSMEAGFAQLGGHAGFLDSSSMQIAHGESAKDTAIILSRFGHAIACRYCNWGYGNKYLNEMAKWSHKPIMNLQCDLYHPFQALADLMTMKEKLGDLKRVKVAIIWAYAESHKKPISVPVSQLLAFPRYGMDVWLAHPKGWELPDWVIEQAKENAATYGGTVTVTNDEAAAYEGAQIVIPKNWGNWVNDQTGVAASGAVSVVDDKLIAQKSWKCTEAKMETADKTVMYMHALPADRNNEVEDSVIDGPHSIVYDEAENRLHTAKAVMTLLMGGR; encoded by the coding sequence ATGCAAACCATTTTTCGTGGGAGACATTTCATCAACCTGGAAGATTTTACTAGAGAAGAAGTAGATACTATGCTTGAAGTGTCATTTGATCTTAAGAAAAAATTTGCTATGGGTGTTCCTACGAATTATTTACCAAATCAATCTATGTTTTTAATGTTCTTTGAGCAATCAACTCGCACTAGGAATTCTATGGAAGCTGGCTTTGCTCAACTTGGTGGGCATGCAGGTTTTCTTGATTCTAGCAGTATGCAAATTGCACATGGTGAAAGTGCGAAAGATACAGCCATTATCCTTTCTCGTTTTGGTCATGCTATTGCTTGCCGTTATTGCAACTGGGGTTATGGTAATAAATATCTGAATGAAATGGCGAAATGGTCCCATAAACCTATCATGAACCTACAGTGTGACCTCTACCATCCGTTCCAAGCATTAGCGGATTTAATGACCATGAAAGAAAAACTTGGTGATTTAAAACGTGTAAAGGTTGCTATCATTTGGGCGTATGCGGAAAGTCATAAGAAACCAATTTCTGTGCCTGTATCACAATTGTTGGCATTCCCTCGTTATGGCATGGATGTATGGCTGGCTCATCCTAAAGGTTGGGAACTTCCTGATTGGGTCATTGAACAGGCCAAGGAAAATGCTGCTACATATGGCGGTACTGTAACAGTCACGAATGATGAGGCCGCAGCTTATGAAGGAGCACAAATTGTCATTCCTAAAAACTGGGGAAATTGGGTTAATGACCAAACAGGCGTTGCTGCTTCTGGTGCTGTTTCTGTTGTTGATGATAAACTTATAGCGCAAAAATCTTGGAAATGTACTGAGGCTAAGATGGAAACTGCAGATAAAACTGTAATGTATATGCATGCTTTGCCTGCTGATCGAAATAATGAAGTTGAGGATTCTGTGATTGATGGTCCTCATTCTATCGTATATGATGAAGCTGAGAATCGCCTTCATACTGCAAAAGCCGTTATGACTCTCTTAATGGGTGGCCGATAA
- the arcC gene encoding carbamate kinase, with the protein MNKLAVIAIGGNSLISDNSHQTIEDQYNAVCETARSITGMMEKGYNVIITHGNGPQVGFILRRSEIATEAAGMHPVPLVSCGADTQGAIGYQIQQAMDNEFNRRGIDKSAVTIVTQVIVDAKDSAFENPIKPIGSFYTEEHIQKIKSENPTWVLVSDAGRGYRRVVASPFPKKIVEIDIIRKLVVEGYCLVAVGGGGIPVIQQDDGTLKGIDAVIDKDFASSLLAAQINADVLIISTSVPLVYLNYGKADERALEKVTLHELKQYVQENHFAPGSMLPKIQAVINFLESGGKKAIITNTESLEAAVSGKTGTHIYP; encoded by the coding sequence ATGAATAAGCTTGCTGTTATAGCCATCGGAGGTAATTCTTTGATTAGTGACAATTCCCATCAAACGATTGAAGATCAGTATAATGCTGTTTGTGAAACTGCACGAAGTATTACTGGCATGATGGAAAAAGGCTACAATGTAATCATCACTCATGGTAATGGCCCTCAAGTAGGCTTTATTTTAAGGCGATCCGAAATTGCCACGGAGGCAGCAGGAATGCATCCTGTGCCTTTGGTAAGCTGCGGTGCAGATACGCAGGGTGCTATTGGTTATCAGATACAGCAGGCTATGGATAATGAATTTAATAGAAGAGGTATTGATAAGTCTGCCGTTACCATTGTCACCCAGGTAATTGTTGATGCTAAGGATTCGGCTTTTGAAAATCCAATAAAGCCAATTGGCTCTTTTTATACAGAAGAGCATATTCAAAAGATTAAATCGGAAAACCCTACTTGGGTGTTGGTAAGTGATGCCGGCAGAGGTTATCGTCGTGTTGTTGCGTCCCCTTTCCCAAAGAAAATTGTCGAAATTGATATTATTAGAAAGTTGGTTGTAGAAGGATATTGTCTTGTAGCAGTTGGCGGTGGTGGTATTCCTGTTATTCAACAGGATGATGGCACATTAAAAGGAATTGATGCAGTTATTGACAAGGATTTCGCTTCCAGCTTGCTGGCAGCACAAATCAATGCAGACGTACTTATTATTTCAACAAGTGTACCTTTAGTGTATCTGAATTATGGTAAAGCGGATGAAAGAGCATTGGAGAAAGTGACTTTACATGAATTGAAGCAATATGTTCAAGAAAATCATTTTGCTCCTGGCAGTATGTTACCTAAAATTCAAGCTGTAATAAATTTCTTGGAAAGTGGCGGTAAAAAAGCTATTATTACTAATACTGAGTCTTTGGAAGCAGCGGTATCTGGAAAAACCGGTACACATATATATCCATAG